The nucleotide window CCGTCAGGTATCCTGCTATAAAAGCCGCTATTGGAAATGCGGCTATGTAGCCCCCAGTCGGCCCGTAGAGAACGGCGAAGCCACCCTGAAGGCCCGCAAACACGGGAATCCCCATCGCACCCATGGCCACGTAAACGAGCTGACTTAAAAAGCCGAGCCTGGCACCAAGAACGAGCCCCCCGAGGAGAACGAACAGAACCTGAAGCGTTATTGGAACCGGGCCTATGGGGATGCTTATTTGGGCACCAATCGCCGTCAGAGCGGCGAAGAGAGCTGCAAACGCCACGTCTCGACTTTTCATTCTATCACCTCCTTTCCATCACCCGCAGGCGGACGTTAATCTTTAAAATGTTTTAGTTAACGAAACTCGGTGGCCATGAGGGGACTCATCAGGGACAGCAGTGTTAAGAGGGGCATCCTTGGCATACTCCGGAGGGATAAGAGGGTATCCGGCGAGGCCATGGCCGCGGAGCTGGGGGTGTCCAGGGTCGCCGTATGGAAGCATGTGCGGGAGCTGACCGCCCTCGGCTACACCATAGATCCCTCCAGGAAGGGTTATATGCTCCTCTCTGAGCCAGGGGAGCCTTACCCGTGGGAGCTAAACGTGAGGAGCTACTATGTTCTGAGAACGCCATCTACCATGGACGTTGCAGGGAAGCTCGCAGAGGAGGGGGAGCCCGGATGGACGTTTGTCATAGCCAGGGAGCAGACATCAGGCAGGGGACGCAGGGGGAGCCGCTGGGAATCCCGGAGGGGAGGACTGTACTTCTCCGTTATCCTCCGACCGGATATGAGGCTGGCGGATGTGTCTGGGCTGGTGCCCCCGACGCTCGACGCGATTGTTCGGACACTGTCCCG belongs to Thermococcus camini and includes:
- a CDS encoding biotin transporter BioY → MKSRDVAFAALFAALTAIGAQISIPIGPVPITLQVLFVLLGGLVLGARLGFLSQLVYVAMGAMGIPVFAGLQGGFAVLYGPTGGYIAAFPIAAFIAGYLTEKTEKKAGMFAGSLGGITVIYLLGWLRLAFFMNGDFESAFRLGLLPFVPFDVLKATVAVSVAWAVRKMVETV
- a CDS encoding biotin--[acetyl-CoA-carboxylase] ligase — translated: MRGLIRDSSVKRGILGILRRDKRVSGEAMAAELGVSRVAVWKHVRELTALGYTIDPSRKGYMLLSEPGEPYPWELNVRSYYVLRTPSTMDVAGKLAEEGEPGWTFVIAREQTSGRGRRGSRWESRRGGLYFSVILRPDMRLADVSGLVPPTLDAIVRTLSRYGIEAEMRECGVYAEGRKTAGVLVEAAGELDMVRYAVIGVGINVSNPVPAGAVSVAEILGDAPSLLEVSRVLFGELMSSLGTFLNPGTEVESDAEGGERLARL